The Saccharopolyspora gregorii genomic interval ACGCCGCCTGATCAGTCCTCAGTGGACCGTCGGCGGATTCCGCGTCACACCAGCGAGTTCTCCCACAGCTCACGAAGGGACTCCGGCGCGAGGACCCGGCCGGGCGGGCCCGCGGCGTGCAGGTGCCCGTCGCGGAGCAGCAGCGCGTGGTCGGCGTCCCGCGCCTCGGCGAGGTCGTGGGTCACGTGGACGACGGTGGTGCCGCGGGACTTCTCCTCGTCCAGGACCTCGGTGATCCGCCGCTGCGCGGTGACGTCGAGCCCCGCCGCCGGTTCGTCGAGCAGCAGCAGTTCGGCCTGCTGCGCGAGGCCCTGCGCGACCAGCACCCGCTGCCGCTGACCGCCGGAGAGCGCGCCGAGCGGGCGGTCCGCCAGCTCGGCGACGTCCAGCCGTTCCAGGCAGTCGGCGACGATGCGGCGGTCCTGCCGCGACAACCGCCGCCACGGCCCGGTCCGCGCCCACCGCCCCATCTCCACGGTGGCGCGCACCGTCATCGGCAGCGCGTCCGACACCGCGCTGCGCTGCACCACCAGCGCCACCTCCCCCCGGCGCCGCACCGAACCCGAGGTCACCGGCAGCACGCCGGCGAGCACGCCGAGCAGCGTGGACTTCCCGGAACCGTTGGGGCCGACCACCGCCGTGCGGGCGCCGATGGGGAACGCGGCGGTGACCCGGTGCAGCACCGGGTTCCGGCGGTATCCCGCGGACACCTCGTGCAGCACCGCCGCCCGGTGGTCTTCGTCGGTGATCGCTCTCACGGGAGACAGTCTACAACGACAATCGTTTTCAATATAGGGTGATCCGTCATGGATTGGTTGTTCGTCCCTTTTGAGGTGTCCTTCGTGCAGCGCGCGCTGTGGGCCGGGGTGCTGGTCTCGCTGATCTGCGCACTCGCCGGCACCTGGGTCGTGCTGCGCGGCATGGCCTTCCTGGGGGACGCCATGTCGCACGGGATGCTGCCGGGGGTGGCGCTCGCGGCGCTGCTCGGCGGTGACCTGCTGCTCGGCGCCGCGCTGAGCGCCGGGGCGATGGCCTTCGGCGTGACGGTGCTGGGGCGGTCGCGGCGGCTGTCCGCGGACACCGGGATCGGGCTGCTGTTCGTGGGCATGCTCGCCGCCGGGGTCATCATCGTGTCGCACTCGCAGTCGTTCGCCGTGGACCTCACCGGCTTCCTGTTCGGCGACGTGCTCGCCGTGACCCCGCCCGAACTCGGGCAGCTCGGCATCGCGCTCGCGCTGGCCGCGCTGATCTCGCTGGCCGGGCACCGCGCCTTCGTCGCGCTCGCCTTCGACCCGCGCAAGGCCCGCACCCTCGGCCTGCGCCCCGGCCTCGCGCACGCGCTGCTGCTGGGCCTGGTGACGCTGGCGATCGTCGCCTCCTTCCGCGTCGTCGGCACGCTGCTGGTGTTCGGGCTGCTCATCGCGCCGCCCGCGGCGGCCGTGCTGTGGGCGAAGCGGATCCCGGTGGTGATGGCGGTGGCCGCCGCGCTCGGGATGCTCTCCACCGCGCTCGGGCTGCTGGCGTCCTGGCACTGGGGCACCGCGGCCGGCGCGACCATCGCGGCCACCGCCGTCGCCCTCTTCTTCCTGTCCGCGCTCGGCGCCGAACTGCGCGACCGGGTGCGGGACCGACCGCACCGAACGGAGCCCGCCCTGTGAAACCGACACCGACCGTCCTCGTCGCGGCGCTCGCGCTGGCGACCACCGCTTGCGGGGCACCGGCCGAACCACCACCGCCCGCGCCGCACGGATACGTGGCGGGCGCCGAGGAATCCGCCGAAGCGCAGTCGCGGCTCGTCGTCGCCGACGCCACCACCGGCGGGGTGCGCGTGCTCGACCTGCTCACCGAGGAGGTCGTGGAACTCGCGCCGGTGCCCGGGCTCCGGGCGATCAGCACCGACGGGCGGCACGCCTACCTCAGCGGCGACCGCGGCACGCACGTCGTCGACAGCGGGTCCTGGATGGTCGACCACGGCGACCACGTGCACTACTACCGGGCCGAGATACGCGACGCCGGCGACCTCGCCGGAGCGACCGCCGCGGCGCACGGCGACCCGAAGGTCTCGGTGGTGTCCACCCGGGACGGCGCGGCCGTGCTGCTGGACCGGACGGCGCTCGACGCAGGCACCGCCCGCCCCACCGGCGAGGTCTCCATCGCGCCCGGAACCGCCGCCGTGCCCTACGAAACCCACCTGATCGCCGCCGCCGCCGACGGCACCGTGCGGGTGCTCGACCGGTCCGGGAAGCCGACCGCCACCGTCGAACCGCCCTGCCCCGAACCGGAGGGCACCGCGCTGACCCGGCGCGGCGTCGTGTTCGGCTGCGCCGACGGTGCGCTGCTCGTGGCCGAGGACGACGGCGCCTTCCACGGCGAGAAGATCCCCTACCCGCGCGCGGTCGGCGCCGACGAACGCGCCCGCGACTTCCAGCAGCGCCCCGGCAGCTCCACCCTCGCCGCCCGCGCGGGCGACCGGGGCACCTGGTCGCTCGACGTCGGCGACCGCGCCTGGACCTACGCCGAGACGGGGCCGGCCGTCGCGGTGAACGCCGTCGGCGAGGGCGGCCCGCTGCTGGCGCTCACCGCCGACGGCGTGCTGCACGCCCACGACCCGGAAACCGGGGAGCAGACCGCGGAAACCCGCGTCACCGCGCGGCCGGTGGACCCCGCCGGACCGCTGCCGGTGATCCTGGTGGACACCTCCCGCGCCTACGTCAACGACGTCGCCACCGGCACCGTGCACGAGATCGACTACAACGACTCGCTGCGCCAGGCCCGGCGGTTCGACCTCGGCGGGCAGGCCACGCACGTGGTGGAGACCGGCCGATGAGCGCCCGGCTCACGGCCGCCGTCGCGGTGCTCGCCGCGCTGCTCGGCCTCACCGCCTGCACCGGTTCCGCACAGCGCGCCGAGATCGTGGTGACCACCAACATCCTCGGCGACATCACCCGCAACGTCGTCGGCGACCAGGCCGAGGTGTCGGTGCTGATGCGCCCCGGCGCCGACCCGCACTCGTTCGGGATCTCCGCGCAGCAGGCCGCGGAGGTGGAGCTCGCCGAACTCGTCGTGCACAACGGGCTCGGGCTCGAAGAAGGCGTGCAGCGCACCGTCGACGCCGCCCGCGGCGCCGGGGTCGCCACCCTGCCCGTCGCCGAACGCGTCGACCCGATCGACTACACCGGCGACGAATCCCGAGGCCAGGCGGACCCGCACTTCTGGACCGACCCGAGCCGCGTCGCCGAGGCCGTCGACCTCATCGCGCAGCAGGTCGTCGAGCACGTCGACGGCGTCGACCCGGCGGTGGTGCGGGCCAACGCGGACCGCTACCGGGGCGAGGTCGAGGCGCTCGACGGCGAGACGGCGCGGCGCTTCGCCGAGCTGCCCGCCGAACGACGCAAGCTCGTCACCAACCACCACGTGTTCGGCTACCTCGCGCAGCGCTACGACTTCGAGGTGATCGGCGCGGTCATCCCCAGCGGGACCACGCTGGCCTCCCCCAGCGCCGCCGACCTCGCCGACCTCGCCGGGGCCGTGCGCGCCGCCGGGGTGCGGGCCGTGTTCGCGGACTCCTCGCAGCCCGACCGGCTCGCCCGCGCGCTCGCCGACCAGGCGGGGCTGGACGTGCGGGTGGTGCCGCTGTTCTCCGAATCGCTGAGCCCGCCCGGTGGCGGCGCCGCGACCTACCTGGAGATGGCGCGGGCCAACGCCGACGCCATCGCCACCGGACTCGCCGGATGACCCGGCGCGCGAACCTCCCACCGCACGAGAGAAGAGGACCGATCATGCCTTCCTCCAGCAAGATCGCGAGCATCGCCGCCGCGGCGCTGGTGCTCGGCGCCTGCGCCGCCCCCTCGCCGGAACCCGCGGCGGAACCGCCGTCGGGCCCGCCGGTGCCGGAACCGGTCGTGGCGAGCTACGACGGCGGCATCTGGGTGCTCGACGGCCGCACCCTCCAGGTCGCCGCGGACCTCCCGCTGCCCGGGTTCAACCGGCTCAACCCCGCGGGCGACGACGCGCACGTGGTCGTATCCACCTCCGAGGGCTTCCAGCTGCTCGACGCCGCGCACCCCGAGCTGACCGACGTGAAGTTCCCCGGCGCGAAGCCCGGCCACGTCGTGCGCCACGCCGGCCGCACCGTGCTGTTCAGCGACGGCACCGGGGAGGTCACCTCCTTCGACCCGGCGCAGCTCGGCGACGGGAAACCCGCCACCGAGCACCACACCACCGCCGAACCGCACCACGGCGTCGCCGTCGAGCTGGAGGGCGGCGAACTGCTCACCACCCTCGGCAACGAGGACGAGCGGGTCGGCATCGTCGTGCTCGACGCGGACCGGAAGGAGATCGCCCGCAACGAGGACTGCCCCGGCGTGCACGGCGAGGCGACCGCGCAGGGCGGTGCCGTCGTCGTCGGCTGCGAGGACGGCGCGGTGCTCTACCGGGACGGGAAGATCACGAAGATCCACAGCCCCACCGAGTACGGCCGGATCGGCAACCAGGCCGGTTCCGAGCACTCCCCCGTGGTCCTCGGCGACTACAAGCAGGACGAGGACGCCGAGCTGGAGCGCCCCGAGCAGGTCTCGCTCATCGACACCGCCACCGGCTCGCTGAAGCTGGTCGACCTCGGCACCAGCTACACGTTCCGGTCGCTGGCCCGCGGCCCGCAGGGCGAAGCGCTGGTGCTCGGCACCGACGGCGGCCTCCGCGTCATCGACCCGGCCGCGGGACGCGTCGTGCGGACCATCCCGGTCACCGGATCCTGGCAGGAGCCGCTGGAGTGGCAGCAGCCGCGGCCCGCGCTGTTCGTCCGCGGCGGCACCGCCTACGTCAGCGACCCGGGCGAGAAGGTGATCCACGCGATCGACCTCGCCACCGGGGAGAAGACCGCGACCGGGCAGCTGCCCGCCGCGCCCAACGAGCTCAGCGGCGTGCAGGCCTGACCCCGGATCGATCGAGGACGCGGCCCCGGCGGACCACCCGCCGGGGCCGCGTCGCGTCCGCCGAGTTGCCGACACATGCGCGTCCACTAATGTGACGGGGCCGGAAGGTTGCTCCATCCGGCGGTCGTGTCCGAACGAAACGCAGTTGCGAGGTTTTCATGACCACCGCTCACGCCCAGCACACCGACCACCAGCACGCGCACGGACCGGATTGCGGGCACGTGGCCGTACCGCACGGCGACCACACCGACTACGTGCACGACGGGCACCTGCACCGCGCTCACGACGACCACTACGACGAGTGCGAGCAGACCGAGCACGTTGCGCACGACGGGCACTCGCACGTGCACGGCTCCGGGTGCGGGCACGTCGCCATCCCGCACGGCGACCACACCGACTACCTGCACGACGGGCACCGCCACGCCGCGCACGACGACCACTACGACGAGCACTGACGAACCGCACCACGCCGGCCGGTCGAGACCACTCGACCGGCCGGTTTTCGTTGCCGCAACAGGGGAACCTCACTAGGAAACCGGCCTCGCCGGCATCCCGGAGCATTCGGGCCACGTCGCGGTGAGCGAAACGCACTGGTCCACCTCGACGTGCGGAACCTCTGCCGAATCGGCGAATCCGGCCGCCCGAAGCGCGCCCTGCGGATCCCGGTCAGCCGGGCGCCGGGAGCTCGTCATCCGACCACGACATCGACCCGAGCTGCTCCTGCCGCCAGCAGCAGCCATTCCAGGGACCCGAGCGCGACCGGCTCGTCCGCGGTGGCCACGGCGACCCGCACCGTGCCGGGCGCGACCACGTCGGCGCCCCACCAGTACCAATGCCGCTCCTCCGCGGTGAACCAGTGCAGCCACGCCGACAACGACCACCGGTCAGTACCACCGATCGAGCCCTCCTGCCGGAACCAGTCGGGAATCCGCTCGACTGGCGACCGGCCCGCCTCCAGCGCGCGGAGCACCGCGGACAGCACCTCCCGCGCGCGGGCGAGCACCGGTTCCGCGTCGGCCGGGCAGGCTGCGACCGCGTGCGACAGCACCGCGCCCGCCGGGAATCCCGTCAGCGCCGTCGACTCCTCCACCCGCGCGATCTCGTCCGCTAGAACCACCGAATCTCCCGCTCACCTACCGTTCCACCTCGGCGAACGAACCGGCCGCGCAGCGCAGCACGCCATCGTTCGACCGCGCATCGTCCGCGAGCACGACGTGATCCACGCCGTCGAAGAACGCGGAGTCGCCACCAGGACCTGATCACCGGTGCCCCACCACGTCGTCCGAGTCGGACCGAAGTCAGCAGCCGGAGTGTCTCAGCCGAGCCGATACCGGCACGCACGAGCCCGTCCGCAGGTCTTCGGGCTCCGGACTCCGCCGCACGAGGCGAACCGGGGAGGACGATGGGCCCGACCTCATCGGGCAGGTGGACCGCGCAACACCGAGGTGCCGGGGAATCGAACCAGCATCTTCCCTATGTCCGCGGCGAGGAACTCATGGAGCGTGACGGTCACGTCGGCTGGGGACACGACGTTCACCCGGCTCTTCGGACCTGGTACCGACGTCATCGCGAGCCGTACCGGTACGCGCTCTCGGCGATCTCGTCGACGGAGTCCGCACCCAGCACGTCCTCGAGCGCGTCGCCCAGCGTCGCTCTGAGTTCGGCGAGGCGCCGCAGCACGTTCCGGTCCACCACGTAGTCCACGAGGAGCCGCGGGTCCTCGCCACCCGCTCCGATGCGGGACAGGATGCGGTCCAGCGACACGACGAACTCGTTGGTGTCCCGCAACGCCTCGACCGCCCGGTCACCGGACAACGTCACGCACCACCGGCCGTCCTGATTCACCAGAGCACCTCTTCCAGCCGCGCGTTCCGCACGGTCGCGGCGGCCACGTCCTCCAGGGTCACTCCGGCACCTCCGCCGGTGCGGTGTGCAGTGCGGTGATG includes:
- the aztB gene encoding zinc ABC transporter permease AztB; translated protein: MDWLFVPFEVSFVQRALWAGVLVSLICALAGTWVVLRGMAFLGDAMSHGMLPGVALAALLGGDLLLGAALSAGAMAFGVTVLGRSRRLSADTGIGLLFVGMLAAGVIIVSHSQSFAVDLTGFLFGDVLAVTPPELGQLGIALALAALISLAGHRAFVALAFDPRKARTLGLRPGLAHALLLGLVTLAIVASFRVVGTLLVFGLLIAPPAAAVLWAKRIPVVMAVAAALGMLSTALGLLASWHWGTAAGATIAATAVALFFLSALGAELRDRVRDRPHRTEPAL
- the aztA gene encoding zinc ABC transporter ATP-binding protein AztA — its product is MRAITDEDHRAAVLHEVSAGYRRNPVLHRVTAAFPIGARTAVVGPNGSGKSTLLGVLAGVLPVTSGSVRRRGEVALVVQRSAVSDALPMTVRATVEMGRWARTGPWRRLSRQDRRIVADCLERLDVAELADRPLGALSGGQRQRVLVAQGLAQQAELLLLDEPAAGLDVTAQRRITEVLDEEKSRGTTVVHVTHDLAEARDADHALLLRDGHLHAAGPPGRVLAPESLRELWENSLV
- the aztC gene encoding zinc ABC transporter substrate-binding protein AztC; the protein is MSARLTAAVAVLAALLGLTACTGSAQRAEIVVTTNILGDITRNVVGDQAEVSVLMRPGADPHSFGISAQQAAEVELAELVVHNGLGLEEGVQRTVDAARGAGVATLPVAERVDPIDYTGDESRGQADPHFWTDPSRVAEAVDLIAQQVVEHVDGVDPAVVRANADRYRGEVEALDGETARRFAELPAERRKLVTNHHVFGYLAQRYDFEVIGAVIPSGTTLASPSAADLADLAGAVRAAGVRAVFADSSQPDRLARALADQAGLDVRVVPLFSESLSPPGGGAATYLEMARANADAIATGLAG
- the aztD gene encoding zinc metallochaperone AztD; translation: MPSSSKIASIAAAALVLGACAAPSPEPAAEPPSGPPVPEPVVASYDGGIWVLDGRTLQVAADLPLPGFNRLNPAGDDAHVVVSTSEGFQLLDAAHPELTDVKFPGAKPGHVVRHAGRTVLFSDGTGEVTSFDPAQLGDGKPATEHHTTAEPHHGVAVELEGGELLTTLGNEDERVGIVVLDADRKEIARNEDCPGVHGEATAQGGAVVVGCEDGAVLYRDGKITKIHSPTEYGRIGNQAGSEHSPVVLGDYKQDEDAELERPEQVSLIDTATGSLKLVDLGTSYTFRSLARGPQGEALVLGTDGGLRVIDPAAGRVVRTIPVTGSWQEPLEWQQPRPALFVRGGTAYVSDPGEKVIHAIDLATGEKTATGQLPAAPNELSGVQA